From the Ammoniphilus sp. CFH 90114 genome, the window TCCTTTATCGGTAGATCGCCTTCCACCACCCATGAAGCGACCCAGGAGAAAGATAATCCCAATCGAAAAGGCTATGCTGATAAAGAGCATCATTGGGTTAGTTTTAAGTACCTTGACTAAACCAATGGCAGCTAATGAGAATAATACAATGAAAAACAACTTGGTGTTATTGGTCAAAGAGTCTCACCT encodes:
- a CDS encoding SA1362 family protein, whose amino-acid sequence is MTNNTKLFFIVLFSLAAIGLVKVLKTNPMMLFISIAFSIGIIFLLGRFMGGGRRSTDKGYQKALKTQKKKGGKLSPTEIQKLTRLKKTSRSREIPFKVIEGNKKGKSQKDKENQSHFH